In the genome of Girardinichthys multiradiatus isolate DD_20200921_A chromosome 7, DD_fGirMul_XY1, whole genome shotgun sequence, one region contains:
- the ddx3xa gene encoding DEAD-box helicase 3 X-linked a isoform X8 yields MSHVVIDNPHGLDQQLAALDLNSEGQGGGTGRRYIPPHLRNKDAAKNDSPGWDEGRTNGFVNGFHDNRTNGGFGGRGPPRNDRGGRGAYRGNRGGGSFNQPLQSTGFGGYENKDGGWGGAPRDAAYNSFGGRNDRSKSAFNDRGAGSRGRYERGGFAGGGNSRWVEDSREDDWSKPTAPNERLENELFAGSNTGINFEKYDDIPVEATGSNCPPHIESFHDVDMGEIIMGNINLTRYTRPTPVQKHAIPIIKIRRDLMACAQTGSGKTAAFLLPVLSQIYTDGPGDALQASKNSGQENGRYSRRKQYPISLVLAPTRELALQIYDEARKFAYRSHVRPCVVYGGADIGQQIRELERGCHLLVATPGRLVDMMERGKIGLDHCNYLVLDEADRMLDMGFEPQIRRIVEQDTMPPKGMRQTMMFSATFPKEIQILARDFLEDYIFLAVGRVGSTSENITQKVVWVEENDKRSFLLDLLNATGKDSLTLVFVETKKGADALEDFLYREGYACTSIHGDRSQRDREEALHHFRSGRCPILVATAVAARGLDISNVKHVINFDLPSDIEEYVHRIGRTGRVGNLGLATSFFNDKNSNITKDLLDILVEAKQEVPSWLESLAYEHQHKSTNRGRSKRSSGCFGARDYRQTSGGSGGFNSNRSGRGAGGHGGNRGFGGGGFGGNFYSDGYGGNYNHSGSVDWWGN; encoded by the exons ATGAGTCATGTGGTCATTGATAATCCACACGGTCTAGATCAGCAG CTTGCTGCCCTAGACTTGAACTCTGAAGGTCAAGGCGGAGGAACTGGCA GACGCTACATTCCACCTCACTTGAGGAACAAAGATGCAGCCAAAAACG ATTCACCTGGATGGGATGAAGGACGCACCAATGGATTTGTGAATGGTTTCCATGACAACCGTACAAATGGGGGTTTCGGAGGACGTGGACCCCCTCGCAATGACAGAGGTGGGCGTGGCGCCTACCGTGGTAACAGGGGCGGAGGCTCGTTTAATCAACCATTGCAAAGTACAG GGTTTGGAGGCTATGAAAACAAAGATGGAGGCTGGGGAGGAGCTCCTAGAGATGCTGCCTACAACAGCTTTGGAGGGCGTAATGATCGGTCAAAGTCTGCCTTCAATGACCGTGGGGCAGGCTCCAGGGGAAG ATACGAGCGCGGAGGATTTGCTGGTGGAGGAAATAGCCGCTGGGTGGAGGACTCCAGAGAAGATGACTGGTCCAAGCCCACCGCACCCAATGAGCGTCTGGAAAA TGAGCTTTTTGCTGGAAGCAACACTGGGATAAACTTCGAGAAATACGACGATATTCCTGTGGAGGCGACTGGAAGCAACTGCCCACCACACATTGAGAGT TTCCATGATGTGGACATGGGGGAGATCATCATGGGGAACATCAACCTGACTCGTTACACTCGGCCCACTCCAGTCCAGAAGCACGCCATTCCTATCATTAAGATCAGGAGAGACCTTATGGCCTGTGCCCAGACTG GTTCTGGTAAGACTGCTGCCTTCCTGTTGCCAGTTCTGAGTCAGATCTACACAGATGGGCCAGGAGACGCTCTCCAGGCCTCAAAGAACAGTGGACAG GAGAACGGGAGGTACAGCCGACGTAAGCAGTACCCAATCTCCCTTGTTTTGGCTCCAACCAGAGAACTGGCTTTGCAGATCTATGATGAAGCAAGGAAG TTTGCCTACCGCTCCCATGTGCGTCCCTGCGTGGTATACGGTGGCGCAGACATTGGCCAACAGATCAGGGAACTGGAAAGAGGCTGTCATCTACTGGTGGCCACACCAGGACGTTTGGTTGACATGATGGAGAGGGGCAAGATCGGCCTGGACCATTGCAA CTACTTGGTCCTGGATGAGGCTGATCGCATGTTGGACATGGGATTTGAGCCGCAGATCAGGCGCATTGTGGAGCAAGACACAATGCCACCAAAGGGCATGCGCCAGACCATGATGTTCAGTGCCACCTTCCCCAAAGAGATTCAG aTCCTTGCTCGTGACTTCCTGGAGGACTACATTTTCCTGGCAGTGGGTCGTGTCGGTTCCACTTCAGAGAACATCACACAGAAGGTGGTCTGGGTAGAAGAGAATGACAAAAGATCTTTTCTTCTTGACCTGCTCAATGCCACAg GTAAAGACTCCCTGACTCTGGTGTTTGTGGAAACAAAGAAAGGAGCTGACGCTCTGGAGGACTTCCTGTACCGGGAGGGTTACGCCTGCACCAGCATTCATGGAGATCGATCTCAGAGGGACAGAGAAGAAGCTCTGCATCATTTCCGATCTGGACGCTGCCCAATCCTGGTGGCTACAGCT GTGGCTGCTCGAGGTCTGGACATCAGCAATGTAAAGCATGTGATCAACTTCGATCTGCCCAGTGACATTGAGGAGTACGTTCACCGTATCGGCCGTACGGGACGTGTGGGCAACCTTG GTCTGGCCACGTCGTTCTTTAAcgacaaaaacagcaacataaCCAAAGATTTGCTGGACATCCTGGTTGAGGCCAAGCAGGAGGTTCCCTCCTGGCTTGAGAGCCTGGCCTATGAACACCAGCACAAGAGCACCAACCGTGGACGCTCTAAGAG GTCCTCAGGTTGTTTTGGAGCTAGAGATTACCGCCAGACATCAGGTGGCTCTGGGGGCTTTAACAGCAACCGTTCAGGGCGCGGCGCTGGAGGTCATGGAGGAAACCGTGGCTTTGGTGGAG GTGGCTTTGGTGGCAACTTCTACAGCGACGGCTACGGAGGAAATTACAACCACTCTGGTAGTGTAGATTGGTGGGGGAACTAG
- the ddx3xa gene encoding DEAD-box helicase 3 X-linked a isoform X12: MSHVVIDNPHGLDQQLAALDLNSEGQGGGTGRRYIPPHLRNKDAAKNDSPGWDEGRTNGFVNGFHDNRTNGGFGGRGPPRNDRGFGGYENKDGGWGGAPRDAAYNSFGGRNDRSKSAFNDRGAGSRGRYERGGFAGGGNSRWVEDSREDDWSKPTAPNERLENELFAGSNTGINFEKYDDIPVEATGSNCPPHIESFHDVDMGEIIMGNINLTRYTRPTPVQKHAIPIIKIRRDLMACAQTGSGKTAAFLLPVLSQIYTDGPGDALQASKNSGQENGRYSRRKQYPISLVLAPTRELALQIYDEARKFAYRSHVRPCVVYGGADIGQQIRELERGCHLLVATPGRLVDMMERGKIGLDHCNYLVLDEADRMLDMGFEPQIRRIVEQDTMPPKGMRQTMMFSATFPKEIQILARDFLEDYIFLAVGRVGSTSENITQKVVWVEENDKRSFLLDLLNATGKDSLTLVFVETKKGADALEDFLYREGYACTSIHGDRSQRDREEALHHFRSGRCPILVATAVAARGLDISNVKHVINFDLPSDIEEYVHRIGRTGRVGNLGLATSFFNDKNSNITKDLLDILVEAKQEVPSWLESLAYEHQHKSTNRGRSKRSSGCFGARDYRQTSGGSGGFNSNRSGRGAGGHGGNRGFGGGGFGGNFYSDGYGGNYNHSGSVDWWGN, from the exons ATGAGTCATGTGGTCATTGATAATCCACACGGTCTAGATCAGCAG CTTGCTGCCCTAGACTTGAACTCTGAAGGTCAAGGCGGAGGAACTGGCA GACGCTACATTCCACCTCACTTGAGGAACAAAGATGCAGCCAAAAACG ATTCACCTGGATGGGATGAAGGACGCACCAATGGATTTGTGAATGGTTTCCATGACAACCGTACAAATGGGGGTTTCGGAGGACGTGGACCCCCTCGCAATGACAGAG GGTTTGGAGGCTATGAAAACAAAGATGGAGGCTGGGGAGGAGCTCCTAGAGATGCTGCCTACAACAGCTTTGGAGGGCGTAATGATCGGTCAAAGTCTGCCTTCAATGACCGTGGGGCAGGCTCCAGGGGAAG ATACGAGCGCGGAGGATTTGCTGGTGGAGGAAATAGCCGCTGGGTGGAGGACTCCAGAGAAGATGACTGGTCCAAGCCCACCGCACCCAATGAGCGTCTGGAAAA TGAGCTTTTTGCTGGAAGCAACACTGGGATAAACTTCGAGAAATACGACGATATTCCTGTGGAGGCGACTGGAAGCAACTGCCCACCACACATTGAGAGT TTCCATGATGTGGACATGGGGGAGATCATCATGGGGAACATCAACCTGACTCGTTACACTCGGCCCACTCCAGTCCAGAAGCACGCCATTCCTATCATTAAGATCAGGAGAGACCTTATGGCCTGTGCCCAGACTG GTTCTGGTAAGACTGCTGCCTTCCTGTTGCCAGTTCTGAGTCAGATCTACACAGATGGGCCAGGAGACGCTCTCCAGGCCTCAAAGAACAGTGGACAG GAGAACGGGAGGTACAGCCGACGTAAGCAGTACCCAATCTCCCTTGTTTTGGCTCCAACCAGAGAACTGGCTTTGCAGATCTATGATGAAGCAAGGAAG TTTGCCTACCGCTCCCATGTGCGTCCCTGCGTGGTATACGGTGGCGCAGACATTGGCCAACAGATCAGGGAACTGGAAAGAGGCTGTCATCTACTGGTGGCCACACCAGGACGTTTGGTTGACATGATGGAGAGGGGCAAGATCGGCCTGGACCATTGCAA CTACTTGGTCCTGGATGAGGCTGATCGCATGTTGGACATGGGATTTGAGCCGCAGATCAGGCGCATTGTGGAGCAAGACACAATGCCACCAAAGGGCATGCGCCAGACCATGATGTTCAGTGCCACCTTCCCCAAAGAGATTCAG aTCCTTGCTCGTGACTTCCTGGAGGACTACATTTTCCTGGCAGTGGGTCGTGTCGGTTCCACTTCAGAGAACATCACACAGAAGGTGGTCTGGGTAGAAGAGAATGACAAAAGATCTTTTCTTCTTGACCTGCTCAATGCCACAg GTAAAGACTCCCTGACTCTGGTGTTTGTGGAAACAAAGAAAGGAGCTGACGCTCTGGAGGACTTCCTGTACCGGGAGGGTTACGCCTGCACCAGCATTCATGGAGATCGATCTCAGAGGGACAGAGAAGAAGCTCTGCATCATTTCCGATCTGGACGCTGCCCAATCCTGGTGGCTACAGCT GTGGCTGCTCGAGGTCTGGACATCAGCAATGTAAAGCATGTGATCAACTTCGATCTGCCCAGTGACATTGAGGAGTACGTTCACCGTATCGGCCGTACGGGACGTGTGGGCAACCTTG GTCTGGCCACGTCGTTCTTTAAcgacaaaaacagcaacataaCCAAAGATTTGCTGGACATCCTGGTTGAGGCCAAGCAGGAGGTTCCCTCCTGGCTTGAGAGCCTGGCCTATGAACACCAGCACAAGAGCACCAACCGTGGACGCTCTAAGAG GTCCTCAGGTTGTTTTGGAGCTAGAGATTACCGCCAGACATCAGGTGGCTCTGGGGGCTTTAACAGCAACCGTTCAGGGCGCGGCGCTGGAGGTCATGGAGGAAACCGTGGCTTTGGTGGAG GTGGCTTTGGTGGCAACTTCTACAGCGACGGCTACGGAGGAAATTACAACCACTCTGGTAGTGTAGATTGGTGGGGGAACTAG